A window from Actimicrobium sp. CCC2.4 encodes these proteins:
- the ispF gene encoding 2-C-methyl-D-erythritol 2,4-cyclodiphosphate synthase, whose product MNTPPPFRIGQGYDCHQLVAGRKLIVGGVLIPHPTGLMGHSDADVLLHAITDALIGAAALGDIGKHFPDTDKAFAGANSIALLREIALRVHQSGYAVGNVDATIIAQAPKMAPHIPQMVTIIAEAIGIPAGRINVKAKTNERMGFVGREEGMAAEAVVLIYHR is encoded by the coding sequence ATGAACACTCCTCCTCCGTTTCGTATCGGTCAGGGCTACGACTGCCATCAGCTCGTCGCCGGCCGCAAGCTCATTGTCGGCGGCGTGCTGATTCCGCACCCGACCGGTTTGATGGGGCATTCCGATGCCGACGTGCTGCTGCATGCCATCACCGACGCACTGATCGGCGCTGCCGCGCTGGGCGACATCGGCAAGCATTTTCCGGATACGGATAAGGCCTTTGCCGGTGCCAATTCGATTGCGCTGCTGCGCGAGATCGCGTTGCGGGTGCATCAGTCCGGCTACGCGGTCGGCAACGTCGATGCCACGATCATTGCGCAGGCACCGAAGATGGCACCGCACATCCCGCAGATGGTGACGATCATCGCCGAAGCCATTGGCATTCCGGCAGGGCGGATCAACGTGAAAGCCAAGACCAATGAGCGGATGGGGTTTGTAGGGCGCGAGGAGGGGATGGCGGCGGAGGCGGTGGTGTTGATTTATCACCGGTAG
- the serB gene encoding phosphoserine phosphatase SerB, with protein sequence MNLILQGLTAERNVIDRIAALAGATGIVALTATAFRCEGVTQTADIKAAVDAACLAAQLDYAFVKASLQLADFKLLAMDMDSTLITIECIDEIADMQGLKPQVSAITEAAMRGEIEFNDSLTRRVALLAGLDASALQRVFDERLQLSPGAENMLAAAKVAGLKTLLVSGGFTFFTDRIKQQLGLDYAHSNVLEIVDGKLTGRVVGGIVNAEQKKLTVAHLCAELGTTPANAIVMGDGANDLQMMGIAGMSVAFRAKPVVRAQADVALNFVGLDGILNLFR encoded by the coding sequence ATGAATCTAATCCTTCAAGGCCTTACCGCCGAACGCAACGTCATCGACCGCATCGCCGCACTGGCTGGTGCAACCGGCATCGTCGCACTCACTGCCACCGCGTTTCGCTGCGAAGGCGTGACGCAAACGGCCGACATCAAGGCTGCCGTCGATGCTGCCTGCCTGGCTGCGCAACTCGATTACGCCTTCGTCAAAGCCAGCCTGCAACTGGCAGACTTCAAGCTGCTGGCAATGGACATGGATTCGACGTTGATCACAATCGAATGCATCGACGAGATCGCCGACATGCAAGGCCTTAAACCGCAAGTGTCGGCCATCACCGAAGCAGCGATGCGCGGGGAGATCGAATTCAACGACAGCCTCACGCGCCGCGTGGCGCTGCTGGCCGGGCTGGATGCGTCGGCACTGCAACGGGTGTTCGATGAGCGCCTGCAGTTGTCGCCGGGTGCCGAAAACATGCTGGCAGCAGCCAAGGTGGCGGGCTTGAAAACCTTGCTGGTGTCGGGCGGGTTTACTTTTTTCACCGACCGTATCAAACAGCAGCTCGGATTGGACTACGCCCATTCAAACGTGCTGGAAATCGTCGATGGCAAACTGACCGGCCGTGTAGTCGGCGGTATCGTCAATGCCGAACAAAAAAAACTGACCGTTGCGCACCTCTGCGCCGAACTCGGCACCACGCCAGCGAACGCCATCGTCATGGGTGATGGTGCCAATGACTTGCAGATGATGGGTATTGCCGGGATGTCGGTGGCGTTTCGTGCCAAGCCGGTGGTGCGGGCGCAGGCGGATGTGGCACTCAATTTTGTGGGGCTTGACGGGATACTGAATCTGTTTAGGTAA
- the mntA gene encoding type VII toxin-antitoxin system MntA family adenylyltransferase antitoxin, which yields MHSGTNTHREAVVRTLQSQVPDLLAVYVFGSRAQNTAGAGGDLDLAMLVSGYADALTLFDLAGDLADIAGCPVDLLDLRAASTVMQHQILTTGVRWWSKDSQGALYETAVLSDKTELDSARAGLLADIQQRGTVYGRCRADQQSRHH from the coding sequence ATCCATTCAGGTACTAACACGCATCGTGAAGCCGTAGTCCGGACCCTTCAATCCCAAGTGCCAGACCTGCTAGCGGTCTATGTCTTCGGGAGCCGTGCTCAGAATACTGCAGGAGCGGGAGGCGACCTCGATCTGGCAATGCTGGTCTCCGGCTATGCCGATGCATTGACCTTGTTCGATTTGGCCGGTGACCTGGCCGACATTGCAGGTTGTCCAGTCGATCTACTCGACCTACGTGCAGCGTCAACTGTCATGCAACACCAGATACTGACCACCGGCGTGCGCTGGTGGTCCAAGGATAGCCAGGGCGCCCTGTACGAAACGGCCGTACTGAGCGACAAAACCGAGCTCGACAGCGCCCGTGCCGGCTTGCTGGCCGACATACAACAAAGAGGAACAGTGTATGGTCGATGCCGTGCTGATCAACAAAGCCGCCACCATTGA
- a CDS encoding sensor histidine kinase gives MTTALHRPDNNQARLVWFRSGLFWRTFVLLAFLIMISMAAWVASLRMVEREPRAEQLANQIISVVTITRAALTHSAPDLRIELLFDLASNEGIRVYPLEDDDLIVPPRDSTLMPLLQTRIRNKLGPDTRFARKVNEVAGFWVSFKIDGDDYWLMLDRDRIDRTPGIQWLGWAAVTVLLALLGAGFISRLINQPLARLSAAARAIAKGQQPEPLPERGPLEVREANQSFNHMVDDLNRIESDRAVILAGISHDLRTPISRMLLEVEMARLSDEARIGMQSDLAQMDGIIGQFLDYAKPTDTASFVQIDLSQLLELAAQEAGRLPDVRVTTHLDAGITAMGNPIELKRVINNVIENARRYGRTDNGEFTDVDIICCIEGGKVLIEIGDHGEGIPESEMDRLRRPFTRLDVARGQANGSGLGLAIVERVIRRHSGKLHLRNRHDHGLIIEITLPTA, from the coding sequence GTGACCACCGCCCTGCATCGCCCCGATAACAATCAGGCCCGGCTGGTCTGGTTTCGCAGCGGATTATTCTGGCGCACCTTCGTGTTACTGGCTTTTCTGATCATGATCAGTATGGCGGCATGGGTAGCCAGTTTACGGATGGTCGAGCGGGAACCGCGCGCCGAACAACTGGCCAATCAGATCATCTCTGTCGTCACGATTACGCGCGCCGCGCTAACCCATTCTGCCCCCGATCTGCGCATCGAATTGCTGTTTGACCTCGCCAGCAACGAGGGCATCCGCGTCTATCCGCTGGAAGACGATGACCTCATCGTGCCGCCGCGCGACAGCACGCTGATGCCTTTGCTGCAGACCCGTATCCGCAACAAACTGGGACCGGATACGCGCTTCGCACGCAAGGTCAACGAGGTCGCCGGATTCTGGGTCAGCTTCAAAATCGACGGTGATGACTACTGGCTGATGCTCGACCGCGATCGCATCGACCGCACTCCCGGCATCCAGTGGCTGGGCTGGGCCGCCGTGACGGTGCTGCTGGCGCTGCTCGGTGCAGGGTTCATTTCGCGCCTGATCAACCAGCCACTGGCGCGCCTGAGTGCTGCTGCACGCGCGATTGCCAAGGGTCAGCAACCGGAGCCGCTGCCTGAACGGGGTCCGCTCGAAGTACGTGAAGCCAATCAAAGTTTTAACCACATGGTCGATGACCTGAACCGGATCGAGTCCGATCGTGCGGTCATACTGGCCGGTATTTCACACGATTTGCGCACGCCGATTTCACGCATGCTGCTGGAAGTCGAAATGGCCAGATTGAGCGACGAGGCGCGCATCGGCATGCAATCCGACCTGGCCCAGATGGACGGCATCATCGGCCAGTTCCTCGATTACGCCAAGCCCACCGACACGGCCAGTTTCGTACAAATCGACCTGTCGCAATTACTGGAACTCGCGGCACAGGAAGCCGGCCGCTTGCCCGACGTGCGCGTGACCACGCATCTCGATGCCGGCATCACGGCCATGGGCAACCCGATCGAACTCAAACGCGTCATTAACAACGTAATCGAAAATGCCCGCCGCTACGGCAGAACGGACAATGGCGAATTTACTGATGTTGACATCATCTGCTGCATCGAAGGCGGCAAGGTCCTCATTGAAATCGGTGACCATGGCGAAGGGATTCCCGAGTCCGAAATGGACCGGCTGCGTCGTCCGTTCACGCGTCTAGATGTCGCGCGTGGCCAGGCCAATGGTTCGGGACTCGGCTTAGCCATCGTCGAACGCGTGATTCGTCGCCACTCGGGTAAACTGCATCTGCGCAATCGCCATGACCACGGCCTGATTATTGAAATCACGCTACCAACCGCCTGA
- the hepT gene encoding type VII toxin-antitoxin system HepT family RNase toxin encodes MVDAVLINKAATIERCVARAREEYSRDPASFAIDFTRQDAAILNIQRACEAALDMGQHLIRREKLGVPQSARDVFTLLAQGNWIDAALADNLKRMVGFRDIAVHDYQTLQLPITVSIITTHLHELLDYSSTVLLRDAAPAGS; translated from the coding sequence ATGGTCGATGCCGTGCTGATCAACAAAGCCGCCACCATTGAGCGGTGCGTGGCGCGGGCACGCGAGGAATATTCCCGCGATCCCGCCAGCTTTGCGATCGATTTTACCCGGCAGGATGCCGCCATCCTCAATATTCAGCGCGCCTGCGAAGCGGCGCTAGACATGGGCCAACACCTGATACGGCGCGAAAAATTAGGCGTCCCGCAAAGCGCGCGGGATGTTTTTACGCTGCTGGCGCAAGGTAACTGGATTGACGCAGCGCTGGCCGATAATCTGAAGCGGATGGTTGGTTTTCGCGATATCGCCGTGCATGACTATCAGACTCTGCAACTACCCATCACCGTCAGCATCATCACGACGCATTTGCATGAACTTCTGGATTACAGCAGCACTGTACTTTTACGGGATGCAGCGCCAGCGGGAAGTTAA
- a CDS encoding iron-containing alcohol dehydrogenase, with amino-acid sequence MQNFDYANPTQILFGKGRIADLAKVVPADARVLLLFGGGSIRNNGVLDEVHAALAGRTFHEFSGIEPNPSYENLMQAVELVRNEKITFLLAVGGGSVIDGTKFIAAAANFEGEPWAILEKGGRNVSSALPFGAVLTLPATGSEMNSGSVVTRKSIKAKMAFSSKHCFPLFSILDPTKTFTLPTRQIGNGVVDAFAHVMEQYMTYPANAPVQDRFAEGILQTLIEEGPKALATPDDYDVRANIMWCATLALNGLIGAGVPQDWSTHMVGHELTALYNLDHAQTLAIVLPSMLRVRKEGKRAKLLQYAARVWQITEGDEDTRIEAAIARTQEFFEQMGVKTRLSDYDLKAEVVEEVLAQLGAHKMTTLGERRDVTLEVSRKVLELSL; translated from the coding sequence ATGCAAAATTTTGACTACGCCAATCCAACCCAGATCCTGTTCGGCAAAGGCCGCATTGCCGACCTCGCCAAAGTTGTTCCTGCCGATGCGCGCGTTCTGCTGCTGTTCGGCGGCGGCAGCATCCGCAACAATGGCGTCCTCGATGAAGTGCATGCCGCGCTGGCTGGCCGCACATTCCATGAATTTTCCGGCATCGAACCTAACCCGAGCTACGAAAATCTGATGCAAGCCGTCGAACTGGTGCGCAATGAAAAAATCACCTTCCTGCTCGCCGTCGGCGGTGGCTCCGTCATCGATGGCACCAAGTTCATCGCAGCGGCAGCGAACTTTGAGGGAGAACCATGGGCCATCCTCGAAAAAGGCGGTCGCAACGTCAGCAGCGCCCTGCCCTTTGGCGCGGTACTGACCCTGCCGGCTACCGGCTCGGAAATGAACAGTGGCAGCGTGGTCACGCGCAAATCGATCAAGGCCAAAATGGCGTTTTCGAGCAAGCATTGCTTCCCGCTGTTTTCCATCCTCGACCCGACCAAGACCTTCACGCTGCCCACCCGCCAGATCGGCAATGGTGTCGTCGATGCGTTCGCGCACGTGATGGAACAGTACATGACCTATCCGGCCAACGCGCCGGTCCAGGACCGCTTCGCCGAAGGTATCTTGCAAACCCTGATCGAAGAAGGCCCGAAAGCACTCGCCACGCCGGATGATTACGACGTGCGCGCCAACATCATGTGGTGCGCCACGCTGGCCCTGAACGGCCTGATCGGTGCCGGCGTCCCACAAGACTGGTCCACCCACATGGTCGGCCATGAACTGACCGCGCTCTACAACCTCGACCACGCCCAGACCCTAGCTATCGTGCTGCCGTCGATGCTACGCGTGCGCAAGGAAGGCAAGCGCGCCAAGCTGCTGCAATATGCAGCACGCGTCTGGCAAATCACCGAAGGCGACGAAGACACCCGCATCGAAGCGGCCATCGCCAGGACCCAGGAATTTTTCGAGCAGATGGGTGTTAAAACGCGCTTGTCGGACTATGACCTGAAGGCCGAAGTCGTTGAGGAAGTGCTGGCGCAACTCGGCGCGCACAAGATGACAACGCTGGGCGAGCGCCGTGATGTGACATTGGAAGTGAGCCGGAAGGTGCTGGAACTGAGCTTGTAG
- the mfd gene encoding transcription-repair coupling factor yields the protein MAFQLIQSLPKPGHRFVLPGLHGSSDACVLAQAGAALKAQNKMLAVVVANAADAQRLLTEIPWFAQEGEAALRCHLLPDWETLPYDAFSPHQDLVSERLATLYEVQNGQCDVLIVPATTALVRMAPPSFLAAYTFFFKQGEVLDEARLKTQLSLAGYTPVSQVMSPGEYSVRGGLIDLFPMGSALPYRIDLFGDTIDTIRTFDADTQRSLYPVREVRLLPGREFPMDDLARTAFRGRWREIFEGDPSRSSVYKDIGNGIAAAGIEYYLPLFFEDTRTLFDYLPEDTTFALSGDIDGAIGRFWNDTRSRHNFLKSDRERPILPPDQLFLTDEEFFTRTKSFGRWILRTDDEPSELSAPLPNIAVNRRSDDPLINLRSYLLYSAKRVMICAETNGRRETLQQYFNEYQLELTPCEGYAGFVAGSAKLMLGVAPMHAGFELGEALGNVVFITETELYAGSGRRVGHKKQEAATQVESMVRDLSELKIGDPVVHSNHGIGRYMGLVSMDLGEGETEFLYLDYAKEAKLYVPVSQLHVISRYSGASPEDAPLHSLGSGQWEKAKRRAAQQIRDTAAELLNLYARRALRKGHAFEFSAHDYANFADSFGFEETVDQAAAINAVIGDMTSGKPMDRLICGDVGFGKTEVALRATFVAVLGGKQVAILAPTTLLAEQHAQTFADRFADWPVKIAELSRFRSGKEINTAMKGMADGTLDIVIGTHKLLSDDVKFERLGLVIIDEEHRFGVRQKEALKALRAEVDVLTLTATPIPRTLGMALEGLRDFSIIATAPQKRLAIKTFVRSEGESVIREACLRELKRGGQVYFLHNEVDTIENRKQMLEALLPEARIGVAHGQMHERELEKVMRDFVAQRFNILLCTTIIETGIDVPTANTIIMHRADKFGLAQLHQLRGRVGRSHHQAYAYLLVHDVAGLTKLAQRRLDAIQQMEELGSGFYLAMHDLEIRGAGEVLGDNQSGEMTEIGFQMYSDMLNLAVRSLRNGKEPDLAAPLASTTEINLHVPALLPAEYCGDVHERLSLYKRLASCNDADKIDDLQEEMIDRFGKLPEPAKALVETHRLRVLAKPIGIIKIDAHGEAAQLVFEPNPPIDAMRIISLIQKNRHIKLNGQDKLRITASMPDLAARVLQIKTTIRALVG from the coding sequence ATGGCATTCCAGCTGATTCAATCCCTTCCGAAACCGGGCCACCGCTTCGTCCTGCCCGGCTTGCACGGTTCTTCCGATGCATGCGTGCTGGCGCAAGCCGGCGCGGCACTCAAAGCCCAGAACAAAATGCTGGCCGTCGTCGTGGCTAACGCCGCCGATGCGCAGCGCCTGCTGACCGAGATCCCGTGGTTCGCGCAAGAAGGCGAAGCCGCGCTGCGCTGCCACTTGCTGCCGGACTGGGAGACGCTGCCCTACGACGCATTCTCGCCGCATCAGGACCTGGTCTCGGAACGGCTGGCGACACTATACGAAGTGCAGAACGGCCAGTGCGATGTGTTGATCGTGCCGGCCACCACGGCACTGGTACGGATGGCACCGCCGTCGTTCCTGGCGGCGTATACCTTCTTTTTCAAGCAGGGCGAAGTGCTCGATGAAGCCCGCCTGAAAACCCAGCTGAGCCTCGCCGGCTACACACCGGTGTCGCAAGTGATGTCGCCCGGCGAATACTCGGTGCGCGGCGGCCTGATCGACCTGTTCCCGATGGGCTCGGCGTTGCCCTACCGGATCGACCTGTTCGGTGACACCATCGACACCATCCGCACCTTCGACGCCGATACCCAGCGTTCGCTGTATCCGGTGCGCGAAGTGCGTCTGCTGCCGGGCCGCGAATTCCCGATGGATGACCTCGCCCGTACCGCATTTCGCGGTCGCTGGCGCGAAATCTTCGAAGGCGATCCGTCGCGCTCGTCGGTCTACAAGGACATCGGCAACGGCATCGCTGCCGCCGGTATCGAGTACTACCTGCCGCTGTTTTTCGAAGACACCCGCACGCTGTTCGATTACCTGCCCGAAGACACCACGTTTGCACTGAGCGGCGACATCGATGGCGCGATCGGTCGCTTCTGGAATGACACGCGCTCGCGCCACAACTTTCTGAAGTCCGACCGCGAACGGCCGATCCTGCCGCCGGACCAGTTATTCCTGACCGACGAAGAATTTTTTACGCGCACCAAGTCCTTTGGACGCTGGATTTTGCGCACTGATGACGAGCCATCCGAGCTGTCGGCGCCACTGCCCAACATCGCCGTCAATCGCCGCAGCGATGACCCGCTGATCAACCTGCGCAGCTATCTGCTGTACAGCGCGAAGCGCGTGATGATCTGCGCCGAAACCAATGGCCGGCGCGAAACGCTGCAGCAGTATTTCAATGAATACCAGCTCGAACTGACGCCGTGCGAAGGCTATGCCGGCTTCGTCGCAGGCTCGGCCAAACTGATGCTGGGCGTGGCGCCGATGCATGCCGGCTTCGAGCTGGGCGAGGCACTTGGCAATGTGGTCTTCATCACCGAAACCGAGCTCTACGCCGGATCGGGTCGCCGCGTCGGCCACAAGAAACAGGAAGCCGCCACCCAGGTCGAGTCGATGGTGCGCGACCTGTCCGAATTGAAAATCGGCGACCCGGTCGTGCACAGCAACCACGGCATCGGCCGCTACATGGGACTGGTCAGCATGGACCTCGGCGAAGGCGAAACCGAATTCCTGTATCTGGACTATGCAAAGGAAGCCAAACTCTATGTGCCGGTGTCGCAACTGCACGTGATCTCGCGCTATTCGGGTGCCTCGCCGGAAGACGCACCACTGCATTCGCTGGGCTCCGGCCAATGGGAAAAAGCCAAGCGCCGCGCGGCCCAGCAAATCCGTGACACCGCTGCCGAACTGCTGAACTTGTACGCACGCCGCGCACTGCGCAAGGGTCATGCATTCGAGTTTTCGGCCCATGACTACGCCAACTTTGCCGACAGCTTCGGCTTCGAGGAAACCGTCGACCAGGCCGCCGCGATCAACGCCGTCATCGGTGATATGACCAGCGGCAAACCGATGGATCGCCTGATCTGCGGCGACGTCGGTTTCGGCAAGACCGAAGTCGCATTGCGCGCAACCTTCGTCGCCGTCCTCGGTGGCAAGCAGGTCGCCATCCTGGCACCGACCACGCTGCTGGCAGAGCAGCATGCGCAGACCTTCGCCGACCGCTTCGCAGACTGGCCCGTGAAGATCGCCGAGCTGTCGCGTTTCCGCTCCGGCAAGGAGATAAACACTGCCATGAAAGGAATGGCCGATGGCACGCTCGACATCGTCATCGGCACGCACAAGCTGCTGTCGGACGACGTCAAGTTCGAGCGCCTGGGACTGGTCATCATCGATGAAGAACACCGCTTCGGCGTGCGGCAAAAAGAAGCGCTGAAAGCCTTGCGCGCCGAAGTTGATGTGCTGACGCTGACGGCCACGCCGATCCCGCGCACGCTCGGGATGGCGCTCGAAGGCTTGCGCGATTTCTCGATCATCGCGACCGCGCCGCAAAAGCGGCTGGCGATCAAGACCTTCGTGCGCAGCGAAGGCGAATCCGTGATCCGCGAAGCCTGCCTGCGCGAACTCAAGCGCGGCGGCCAGGTGTACTTTCTGCACAATGAAGTCGACACCATCGAGAACCGCAAGCAGATGCTAGAAGCGCTGCTGCCGGAGGCTCGCATCGGTGTCGCCCACGGCCAGATGCACGAGCGAGAACTCGAAAAAGTCATGCGCGACTTTGTGGCTCAGCGCTTCAATATCCTGCTTTGCACCACCATCATCGAAACCGGCATTGATGTGCCGACCGCTAACACCATCATCATGCACAGGGCCGACAAGTTCGGCCTGGCGCAGCTGCATCAACTGCGCGGCCGCGTCGGTCGATCGCATCATCAAGCGTATGCGTATCTGCTGGTGCATGACGTGGCCGGCCTGACCAAGCTGGCGCAACGCCGGCTGGACGCGATCCAGCAGATGGAAGAACTCGGCAGCGGTTTCTATCTGGCGATGCACGACCTCGAAATCCGCGGTGCCGGCGAAGTCCTCGGCGACAACCAGTCCGGCGAGATGACCGAGATCGGTTTCCAGATGTATTCGGACATGCTCAACCTGGCGGTGCGCTCGCTGCGTAATGGTAAGGAACCCGACCTGGCCGCACCGCTGGCCTCGACCACAGAAATCAATCTGCATGTGCCGGCACTGTTGCCGGCCGAGTATTGCGGCGATGTGCATGAGCGGTTGTCGCTCTACAAGCGCCTGGCCAGCTGCAACGACGCCGACAAGATCGACGACCTGCAGGAAGAGATGATCGACCGCTTCGGCAAGTTGCCCGAACCGGCCAAAGCGCTGGTAGAAACGCACCGGCTGCGCGTGCTGGCCAAGCCGATCGGCATCATCAAGATCGATGCCCACGGCGAAGCCGCGCAACTGGTGTTCGAGCCGAATCCGCCGATCGATGCGATGCGCATCATTTCACTGATCCAGAAGAACCGGCACATCAAGCTCAATGGCCAGGACAAGCTGCGCATCACCGCCAGCATGCCTGACCTTGCCGCACGCGTTTTGCAGATCAAGACCACCATCCGCGCGCTGGTTGGCTGA
- a CDS encoding MSMEG_1061 family FMN-dependent PPOX-type flavoprotein — MTHPHADHTLSTIAELEALYGLPGERASLKQINHLDAVCQRFIAAAPFLLVATCGATGMDCSPRGDQPGFVGIDDAHTLLLPDRRGNNRIDSLRNLIANPMIGLLFLIPGVHQCLRVNGTARISLDPALLARFALDGVPPTSVLVVRVEQAFVQCSRAILRGGLWPVDATQVPGLSDLLQAQIGSKE; from the coding sequence ATGACACATCCTCACGCCGATCACACCCTCAGCACGATAGCCGAGCTCGAAGCGCTCTACGGCCTGCCCGGTGAGCGCGCCAGCCTCAAGCAGATCAATCATCTCGATGCCGTGTGCCAGCGTTTCATTGCCGCTGCACCGTTCCTGCTGGTGGCGACGTGCGGTGCGACCGGCATGGATTGTTCGCCGCGCGGCGACCAGCCCGGCTTTGTCGGTATCGACGATGCCCACACGCTGCTGCTACCGGACCGGCGCGGCAATAACCGCATTGACAGCCTGCGCAATCTGATCGCCAATCCAATGATCGGCCTGCTATTTCTGATCCCCGGCGTGCACCAGTGCCTGCGCGTCAATGGCACTGCGCGCATCAGTCTCGACCCGGCCTTGCTGGCACGATTCGCGCTGGACGGTGTGCCACCCACGAGCGTGCTGGTGGTCCGCGTCGAGCAAGCCTTCGTGCAGTGTTCACGCGCGATTCTGCGCGGCGGTCTGTGGCCGGTCGACGCCACGCAGGTGCCGGGACTATCGGACCTGCTGCAGGCGCAAATCGGCAGCAAAGAGTGA
- the ompR gene encoding two-component system response regulator OmpR encodes MNTTPNSATPTTPTGHQPKILVVDDDIRLRDLLRRYLAEQGFNVITAENSQTMNKLWLRERYDLLVLDLMLPGEDGLSICRRLRGAGDMTPIIMLTARGEDVDRIVGLEMGADDYLPKPFNPRELVARISAVLRRKAPDELPGAPSERPQSFEFGEFVLDLGTRTLKKSGVSVALTTGEFSVLKVFARHARQPLSREKLMEMARGREYEVYDRSLDVQISRLRKLIEPDPSSPLYIQTVWGLGYVFIPEGQPR; translated from the coding sequence ATGAATACGACTCCCAATTCCGCCACGCCTACCACCCCGACTGGCCATCAGCCCAAAATCCTAGTCGTCGACGACGACATCCGCTTGCGAGACCTGCTACGGCGATATCTAGCCGAACAAGGTTTCAATGTCATCACCGCCGAAAACTCCCAAACCATGAACAAGCTCTGGCTGCGCGAACGCTATGACTTGCTGGTGCTCGACCTGATGCTGCCTGGTGAAGACGGTCTATCGATTTGCCGCCGCCTGCGTGGTGCCGGCGATATGACGCCAATCATCATGCTGACTGCGAGAGGCGAAGACGTCGACCGCATCGTCGGCCTCGAAATGGGGGCCGACGACTACCTCCCAAAACCGTTCAACCCCCGCGAACTGGTCGCACGCATCAGCGCTGTTCTGCGGCGCAAGGCACCGGATGAATTGCCCGGTGCGCCATCGGAGCGGCCACAATCATTCGAGTTCGGCGAATTCGTGCTTGACCTCGGTACCCGTACGCTCAAGAAAAGCGGCGTCAGCGTGGCCCTGACCACCGGTGAGTTTTCCGTCCTCAAGGTGTTCGCCCGCCATGCCCGCCAGCCACTCTCCCGTGAAAAATTAATGGAAATGGCGCGCGGTCGCGAATACGAAGTGTATGACCGCAGCCTCGATGTCCAGATCTCCCGCCTGCGCAAATTGATCGAACCCGATCCGTCGAGCCCGCTCTATATACAGACAGTGTGGGGCCTCGGTTATGTCTTTATCCCCGAGGGACAGCCGCGTTGA
- the ispD gene encoding 2-C-methyl-D-erythritol 4-phosphate cytidylyltransferase, whose product MITVRTSPCFSSRYFALIPAAGIGARMGGTCPKQYLQLGALPMLRHVLDTFAGAAVIAHTYLVVSPDDGYIDALLADAPHLYDRVTLLRAGGATRQQSVLNGLQLVPADAQDWVLVHDAARPGLTGAMIDQLIAAVGEDAVGGLLALPVADTLKRSDGERVGQTVARSGLWAAQTPQMFRHELLKTALTLAQDVTDEASAIEALGLQPLLVPGSTRNFKVTLAEDAALATLILNGTP is encoded by the coding sequence ATCATTACAGTCCGAACTTCTCCTTGTTTTTCGTCACGTTATTTTGCCCTGATCCCCGCCGCCGGCATCGGTGCCCGCATGGGTGGCACGTGTCCCAAACAGTATCTTCAGCTGGGTGCGTTGCCGATGCTGCGCCATGTACTCGATACCTTTGCCGGTGCCGCGGTGATCGCGCACACGTATCTGGTAGTGAGTCCGGACGACGGTTATATCGATGCGTTGCTGGCCGATGCGCCGCACTTGTACGACCGCGTTACGCTGTTGCGGGCGGGCGGCGCGACGCGCCAGCAATCGGTGCTCAATGGCTTGCAGCTTGTGCCGGCCGACGCGCAGGACTGGGTGCTCGTGCATGATGCGGCGCGGCCCGGCCTGACTGGTGCAATGATCGATCAGTTGATCGCTGCGGTGGGCGAGGATGCCGTCGGCGGGTTGCTGGCCCTGCCGGTGGCCGACACGCTCAAGCGCAGCGACGGCGAGCGCGTCGGGCAGACCGTCGCACGGTCGGGTTTGTGGGCCGCGCAAACACCGCAGATGTTCCGTCATGAATTACTGAAAACCGCACTCACTCTGGCGCAGGACGTCACCGACGAAGCCAGCGCCATCGAAGCGCTCGGCCTGCAGCCGCTGCTGGTGCCGGGCAGTACTCGTAATTTCAAGGTAACGCTGGCCGAAGACGCCGCGCTCGCCACTCTCATTTTGAATGGAACACCATGA